The Arthrobacter zhaoxinii sequence CACGATGTGATCGGTTTCGTGCTCTTGCGTGTAGGCCGCCGCCTCGCGGTGGTCGACGACGGCTTTTTCCCCCACCCGGTCCAGGTAGGCCTGGACTTCCGGCGACGTCATCACCGGGCTGTTCCAGAAGGCCTCGTAATCCTCCGCCGTCAGCTGCCCCGCGGCGTTGGGGTGTGTCTTCAAGGATTCCAGCAGCATATCTGCCTCATGGGTAACCGAGATCAAGAGGTCCATATCGCCCGGATTGCTGCTCTCCGGCGGTATCGGGAATGTGCAGAAGTGGGGGAGGGCGGCTTCAAAGGCAGCCGGGTAGACCTTGGCCACCAGGTTGGTTGCCTGCCTCCTATACTCGTCGGATCCCCGCAGCGACAGGACCTGGGGGTGGGTGGTAGTCCAGTTTCGAATGGGATGACCGTTGACCTGGTAAGAGACATCGTCCACGTCCCAGCGGTGGCAGGTCTCTCGGGACAGCTGTGCCAAGTCGTCATAGACCGCCCCCTTCGCACCCTCGACCGTGCCGTGTGAGAGGAGGTCGGCTATCTCGTCCACGGCGGCTTGGGCGTTGGCACGTTTGGCTGGGTCTACGATCGTGTCCACGTTGTAGCCCATGTGCTTCACGTCCTCCTGGAGACGCGCCTTCCATCCCTCGTTGATGACGTCCAGCAGCGCAAGGGCGTCCGGGGTGTTCAGGGCAGGTTCAGCCCAGAAGGCCGCGTAGTCCTCTTCGCTGATGTCTGCGGGGAGCGGGTCCGAGGCGTAATGCACAGTGCTGCGTGAGGCCACCACTACGTAGCCTTCCGCCCGGGAATCCTCGGCGGCCTGGGTATACGTCAAGTACTCGACCCACAGGTAGGCAGCGACAAGCGCGGTGACCACAAAGAGGCTCACGAGGGTTACGACGATCATCCTCAGGCGGCCGGGACCGCGCTTCTGGGGAGGAGCCAGATAGTCAGGCAGCACGATTGGATGTTCGCTCATCGTGCTGCCTCTCAGTAGGGGTGATTCCCGCTGAGGAAGCCTACCGCACGGACGGGGCTAGCTCCGGCTCGACGTCGGCCGCTGCCGGCTTCTTCCGGTTCCCGGCGTTCACGGCCTTGGCCGCCAGCCACACCGACACGGCACCGAGGGCAAGCCCGGCAACCACGTCCAGCACGTAATGCCAGCCGAAGTAGACCGTGGCCAGGGTGGTCAGCAGGACGTAGATCCACATAATCCAGCGGGCCACCTTGGGCAGGCGGGTCAGGTGGGCCACCAAAGCGGCGGTAAAGACGATGGAGGTGTGCAGAGAAGCGAACGCTGCAATGCCGTGGACGGAGTCGGTTGCGAACGGGTTCGCCAGCACCTCGATCCGGTTCTCATACAGGGAGTCCTGCAGGGATGAAACGGCAGTTTCCGGCAGGTCGCTGAACGGGGCGGCGTCGTAGTAGATCGGGCCCATGGACGGCAGGGCGTAGTAGCTGACGGTGCCCAGGATCCAGTTGAAGGACAGGGCCGTGGCGTACCAGGCGCCGCGCTGCAGGTTGTCGGACCACACCAAAGCTGCGGCGAGGGAAACGGGAACAAAGACCATAAAGAGCATGTAGACGCCGGAGAGCAGATCGGCGCTGAAACCGGTGCCGAGCAGTTCATGCAGGACGTCGCCGGGGAAGTTCCCTCCGGCCAGCCACATGTCCGTGTCCTCCAGCATCGGGTCCGTCAGGTGATCCTGCAGGAAGGGCAGGAAGCTCTTCAGGTTCCGGTAGGACATGTAGGCCAGATAGAAGGTGATCAGTCCCGCCACGGCCACCGCCAGGCGGGATCCGGACCAACGTGTGCGCAGCACATCGGTGGTCGCGGCCCTCAGCCCGCCCAGCTCACGCCGTCGGGCAATGGCCCGGGGAATGACGTCAGCGGCGATCATCAGGAGCACAATCAGCGGCAGGCGGACGTAGCTCGGCCCCAGGAACCCGTCAGGATCACGGACGGGGAGGTCCGCTACTACGGCGGCCACCAGCATGAGCACAGTAAAGGCAGCTGAAACAAAGAGGGGGACGCCGAAGAGGCGGCGCCAGGCAGGGCGGACGGAGCCGGCTTCGATAGTCATGAGACATTTTTATCCCAAGATCGGTATAAACCTGTTATCGGGAGGCCGCTACCATCAGTATGCTTTCGGTCACACCTGTTGCCGTTTCCGTCCGCCCTCTGGTTAAGATGCCTGTGCTTAGCCGGTTCCTACTTGTTAAGTGCTGCGTCGAGCTGTTCCTGGAGGGCGCCGTAATCGACGGAGTCCAGTTCGAGGACCTGGTTGTCGAGGATCAGTGAGGGTGTGCCGGGGAGCTGGAGATCCTGGGAATCCTCCAGATCCCGAGCCACCCGATCCCTCACGGCATCCGAGGCGTAATCGGCGCGGAACTTCTCGATGTCCAGTCCGAGGTCCTCGGCATAGGAGACGAAGACGTCCTCGAGGTCCTCCGTGTTGGCGGCCTTCCAGTCCTGCTGGTGCTCGAAGACGGACGCAGCCATCTGCTCCAGGGCGCCCTGTTCTGCGGCGGCTTCCACGGCGCGGGCCGCCGGTGCTGCATTCTGGTGCTTGGGCAGGGGGTAGTTCCGTACGAGGATACGGACGTCATCTCCGTAGTCCTTCTTGGCCTGCTGGATCACTGTGTCCATCTGAGCGCAGTAGGGGCACTGGTAGTCGGTGAACAGCACCAGGGTGGCTTTGGGGTCAGCGGGGTTGGTGATTGCCCTAGCGTCCGCGGGGGCCACTTTGTCCAGGCGGTCGGCCGGGATGGACGTTTCTACCGACGGGCTGGCTGATGCTTCCGCCGTTGCAGTTCCTCCTGTAGTAGGTTCCTGGTCCGCGCAGGAGACCACCGTGCCGGTGGCGATCAGCCCGGACATTACCAAGGCGAGGATACGCTTGCGCATGATTCCTTTCGGCGAGGTGTCAGGGGTTTGCGGATCGGCGCGCTGTACGGGCCTGCGGTAGCGACTGCCGCTGCGGTAGCGGTTCCCGCTACGAGGCTCTGCTGCGCCCACTATTTTCGATGCTCCCACCGGATCCGGCGGCCCGGTAGCCTGCAATCGGGCATGGGTTTATATGCTTTTGATATGGCTTCTTCCTGGCCGAACCTGCAGGTGCTGGAATTGTTCGTTGCCGTTGTGGACGAAGGCAGCGTGGCTTCCGGGGCGCGGAAACTGGGTATGGCCCAGTCCAATGCGAGCCGGTCCATTGCCGAGTTGGAAGCGGAGTTGAAGATTGCCCTGCTGGAACGCAGTCCCCGCGGATCGGTGCCCACCGCAATGGGACGGCTGCTCGCAGATTCAGCCCGGGAACTTCTGGACGCGGCTCGGCACTTCAACGACGTGATGCGTAGCGGCCGCAGCGGCGAGGCGATGGAGCTTCGGGTGGGTGCCAGCCTCACTATCGCGGACATGCTGTTGCCCGCCTGGCTTGCCGAGCTGAGGCGGCGGCTGCCGCAGGCCCGCGTCGATGTTCGGGTGGAGAACTCGGCGCAGGTTATCGAGGAAGTGAAGCAGGGCACGCTCCAGCTGGGGTTTGTCGAGACTCCGAATCTTCCGGTGCGGCTGAACGCTTTGGTGGTCCGTGAGGATGAGCTGGTGGTGGTGGTTTCGCCGACTCACGAGTGGGCCGACCGTACCCGGATCAGCCTGCAGGAATTGGCGGAGACACCTTTGGTGGTTCGGGAACCCGGGTCCGGTACCCGCGAAGCGCTGCAGGAGGTACTTGCCGGGTACGACGTCGTCGAGCCGGCCCAGGTGCTCAACAGCAATGCTGCAGTGCGGGTTGCTGTTGCTGCCGGCGCCGGTCCTGCGGTGTTGAGCGAACTGGTGGTGCGCGACCAGCTCGCCAGCGGGGAGCTGCTGCGGGTTCCTTTCGAAGGTGAGGGAATCACCCGTCCCTTGACGGCCGTGTGGTCGGGTCCCCGTCGGTTGACCGGAGTTGCGGCCGAGCTTGTGGCCGTGGCGGCTGGTCGGGCTTAGCGGTACTCGTACTGCCAAGTTCAGAGGGTCAGGAGGTAGCCTTCGCCACTGGGGTCTCGGCCACGCACAGGACGCCTGTGTTGCCGTCCTGGTCCGCGATCACGGTGAGCGACGGCGAACTGCTGTCATCCACGACGGTTCCCCCTGCGGCCACGGCAGCGTTGATTCGTTGCCCGGCCACCTCGGGCGCCACATAGACCTCGATGTGGAACCGCTGACTCTCGTGGTCGTTGGCGTCGCCGAACCACAGGTTCGGTATCCGCCCCGTGGGATCCCGGATCTCGTCGCTGGGCGACCCGTGGCCCTGGGCATCCGCGTTGCCGGTCAGCAGGGCGGCCCACACCGGGGCGATGGCCGCGGAGTGTGCCGTGTCGAGGCCGAGTTCAAGGACGCTGGCCGAGGCCGGGTCGGCGTCGATCTGGTGGTCCGCAGCGATTTCGGTAATCACTCGCGCGAGGTCAACATCCTGTTGGGTGACCCATTCGACGACGTGTTCGGTGCCCTCGTTGTCACGGTAAATGGCGTCGGCGCTGACCAGTTTGAGGTCGATGTGCCCCTTGCCCATCGACTTGCCCATCGACACGCTCGGGTGGTGTCCGAGCGCAGTGCCCGCCTCACCTACCGCGGTGACAAACCGTGCTCCGGCGCCGAAGTCATCGACCAGATAGCGGGCGTGCAGTCCTTGGGCCAGCTTGCGCCAATCGGTCAGCTTGGCCTCTGCGATCGCCGCACCCGACAACATGTCTCTGTTCCGTGACTTGAAGTGTGAATCAGCTGCAACGTTCGAGCTCGTCATCTTTGAGTGCCTCCTCTACGTGTGCGAACAGTAAATCCGGTGTCGGAGGGCTCTACAAGGGAAATCAGCCCCGGAAACCGTGTCATTTACCGCCGTGGCTGGCAGCTATAAGTGGTTCCCGTCGGTTCGCCTCAGGGTGGGGGCGCCCACGCATGAATAGTTGTACCGTCATGGACCGGGGGCTGCTTAGAACGGTGGTGCGGGTTCCGGCTCAGTTTCCTTCTGGTTTGCCCATCCTTGGTCCTTTCGCGGGTCCGATGCCGTGGCCGGTGGTCCCAGTTCCAGAAAGGGTTCTGTCCGGTAGATGCGCCCGGTCGGCGAGGTCCACTCAATGACTCCGGGGGTCGGTTGGCATGCTGTCCAGTAGCCGAGTGTCTTGAACCGGTGGTGTCGTCGGCAAAGGTGCTCCAGGTTTCCGTGGTCCGTGGGGCCGCCTTGTGCCCAGTCTGTGGTGTGGTCGATGTCCGCGTTCGCGGTGCTGACCCGGCAGCCGGGGAACCTGCAGGTTCCGTCCCTTGCGCGGAGCCAGCGTCTGAGGCCGGCCGGAACTTTCCGGCGCCGTCCTACTCCGAGGATTTCTCCGGTCTGCGGGTTTTGGGCGAGTCCGGTCCAACCGACGGCGTTCCGGGCCAGCCGGCGGGCAGCTTCGGCGCTGATGGGTCCGTAACCGTGCAGTTCGGCCGGCCGGTCGTCTGCGCCAAAGAGTGTCTCGGCGTTGATGAGGACCATGATCTCTGCCCGTGGCACGATGCTGCCGTCGTCACAACCGGTCCCGCCAGCACCGGCCTTCCCAGTCCCGCCGGCGCTTGCCTTCCCGGATGCACTGCCGCCGCCCATCACATGGCCACTGTCGATTTGTGTTGAGCGGAGGCCACCCATCAGCAGCTGGGCGAGGATGTCCGCACGCAGCTGGTCCGTGGTCCGGCTATCGCCGGCTACCTGTTCGCCACGTGCTGCGGTACTGAGGGTCGTGTAGATCTGCTGTGCTTCCGCGGCCCGCAGGTACGCGGACAGGCAGGACATGCCGTCCTCTTCCCGGTCCAGAGTGACTTTGCGCTGCTCGAACGCGGTCAGATGCCGTTTGCTGATGGTGTCCGGATACTTTTTCTCCCGCAGACGACGCGCCCGTGCGGAGAACTGGGACCGGGTCTGGCCCTCTGCTGCCTTCAGCAGGTCACTCTCTAATTCCGGTAATGCACCCGCTGGCACGTTTTGGCACTGGTCCAGCACGACCTGTGCGTGCTGGTAACTAAGCTGTCCTTCTTCCAATGCGGTCAGGGTAGCGGTATGCGAAGTGCAGAGACTGGTCGCTTCAGTGAGGAGCCGCTGACCGGTGACCTCCGGAATTTTCAGGATGGCCGCGCATTCGGAAGCTGCGAGGCTAAAGGCCATCCCCGGTTCGATTCGTTCGGAAGGGGTATATCTGTCATCCCGGAAGAGCTCACCCATGCGGTTGACCAGGCGGGCTTCCAGGGCGTGCACCCAGGACATCAAATGCGCGACCTGGGACAGGGCTTCGCCGACCGTTGCTCCGTCGAAGGCTTCAAGGTTCTGCAACGCCAATGTTCCGGTAAAACCGTCCGGATACCCCTCGGCAGGACTGCCGGATTGAGAGGCGTCGGAAGCAGCGGTCCCGGCGTCGGATGTGTCCGCGTCAGCAGTCTCAGCAGGATCAGCAGCCAGTTCAGCCCGGTATACCGACAGGGTGCAGGGCTTGCGGGACGCATCTGCTTCACCAGTCTGCCCTGTAGGCTGCTGGTCTTCGCTGCCTGGTTCTTCGGTTATCCGTCCGGTGTTCCCGAGCTGATCCATACCCTCAGGATTTCATCCGGCACTGACATTTCCGGCCCAAAAAGTGGCTCCAAATGGTGCCTTGGAGAACCTAAAATACCTGTCTTTTAAGCGCGACTACCTGCCCATAAACGACAACTCCGGGAGGGCTCCCGGCGCATCCCAGATTAGGCTCCGCGCACTTATGAACTCACCCTTCGAAGGCGGTTTTGCACCTCGGCGAAGGTAACGCGGGCAGGAAAGGCAATGACAAAGGTAACGGCAACGGGGCCGCTGGGCCGACGCCGACCCGGCCGTGATTCGGAACGCTGATCCGGAATCCTGCGATGTACGTCCGGGAGATTAGTGAACTGCTAACGTGAACGACCGGAGGCTTGCCGCTTGGCCGTGGACCAGGTGCTCGGCCACCAACCAGCCCTGGTAGGGACACGAACGAGAGGGGCCATCGTGACCGAAGAATTCGACATTGAGCAGCAGTGGCCGGAGTTGTTCGAGCAGTTCAACGCCGAGGATCGTCGCGCCGTGGTGCAGTCCCTTGCAGCGGCTTGGCACGAGGGCTGGGAGCCCAACCGCGAGGATATCGAGAACCTGACCGACAAGGTTCGGGGAGCGATCGACGGCGAGGAGTACAAGCGCCGCGTACGCCAGGCGGCCGAACGCTATCGCGCGGTGGCGGCCCCGGGAGAGGCAAGATCGAGCGGGGTGGCCGAAAAGTTCGACATTGAGCAGCAGTGGCCGGAGCTCTTCGAGCAGCTCGACGCCATTCATCGTCACGCTGTGGTGGAGTCCCTCGCGGCAGCTTGGCACGAGGGCTGGGAGCCCAACCGCGAGGACGTCGAGAACCTGTCCGACCGGGCCCGGGGCGCGATCGACGGCGAGGAGTACTTGCGCCGGGTGGATGCCGCCGCAGAGCGCCGCCGTGAGTAATGGCGGCCCTATCTCCGTAGCAGCGGCCCTCTCTGCGTAGTAGCGATCTGCGACGGCGACAAGCCCGCAGACAGCATGGCCGGCAAGGACGACGTCGGCCGGTCGTTGACTACCGCACGGTGGAAAGCCGTGCAATCCGTTGCCGGGCAGACCGTTCGCTGGGTCCCTGAGGCCCGAGTCCCAGCCGGATAACACCCAAAACAAGTTTCACGGGAAACTTCATCGGCAGCGGAACCGGACCGAGATGCGGAGCCCGCAAACCCAACAGCTCCCTATGCTTCGGCTCCAGGCTGGCCACTGCTCCGGCAAACAACACCCGGTAGCCGATCCGCTGGTTGCTCGGCAGAGGAGGGCGGCGAAGGAAGCCCAGTGCCTCCTGGACGTAGCCGCTGCTGCGCAGCTGGGCATCGTATCCGGCCATTTGCTTCCGCAGTTCGGCTTCGGAGCGCGGCGGATCGGGAATACCCATCAGCTCACCGGCCACCGCCCACTCCGCCACATAGGCATCAGCCCCGCCCGGAATCGGACCGCCGTAGCGCTGGTGCGAGGAAAGGAACGCATCAGTGAAGGCCAGATGCACCCAGCGGGCAATCTCGGGATCATTGGCCGAATACGGCTGCACCGCGCCGTCGGCGTCAACATAGGAGCCGTGCACGCGTTCGTGCAGCCGCAGCACCCAGTCGGAGCCCGCTTTGGCAGTGGCCGTGTCCCCGTAGGTGACGGTGAAGATCCACCGGATGGTTCCGGCGAGCCGGCCCAGCGGATCCGAGCGATAGTCGGAGAAATCGTGCACCCCGGCCATGGCCCCGGGATGCAGCGCCTGCAGCAGCAGCGCCCGGATGCCGGCAATGATCGGCGTCATGGACCCGTGCACCGCCCACACGGCGGACTCCGGACCGAAGTGGCCGACGTCGTCGCCCTTCGCCAGGTCGAGCTCCCACTGCGGAATCTCGGTGGCGTTGTTGCTGAACGTGCCGATCAGCTGGCGGCGCCAGGACGCGATCGACTGGGGAAGGGAAAAGACGCTCATCCTCCCCAGTGTCCATCCGTCCGGACCGCTTGCCTAGTGCCCCGAGTGCCCCTTGTGACCGCTCGGTGTTCGGTACTGCCGGCCCGCAGGATACGGGCGCAGGCTACGGACGCGGGCCGTGATCAGGCCCTCCGTCACTCTGGTGCCGCCGGAAGACCATCACCGGGGCCGCTGCGAAGAACAGCAGCGCAGCGAGCCACAGAATGCCCGCGATGTTCCACAGCGGCCCTAACGTGGCAAGAAGAATGCAGGCAACGCCGGCTAGCATCACGGCGTTTACCGCGTACTTGTCTTTCATGTCATTACCTTTCATACACGCCTAGCGCAGCAGAATGTCCACCGACCGGGAGTTGCCCATGACCCGCTCCATCACACCGGAACGGTTGGTGACGTCGTCGCGCAGGATTTCCGTGACCGAGCCCAGGAACCGGGAGAGGTCCACCTTGTCCTCCGGCGCAGCGAGCAGCAGCTGGAAGCCAAACTCGTGCAACGCGTTGATGGACGCCTCGGCAAAGGACAGGGACGACTTAACAAACGCCTCGTCCATCATCACGGTTCCGTACGTGCTGAAGCCCTGGGACACAATGCCCAGCTGGTAGGCCAGCGCGGAGGCCATGATGAACGCGGTGAACCGCTGGCCCTCGCCGCCGGACATCAGCGATGCCTGCAGGTTGGTGTAGGTGTGCCCGCTGGCAAGGCGGTGCGTGCAGGTGATGGTCACGTGCGAGCGGACATCGAGCACCTCGGCCCGCCACCGCTTCTCCTCGGGATCCTTCAGCCGGTCCACCAGGCCCTCGAGCGCGGCGTACCGGGCATCCATGTCCGCCTTATCCTGCCGCGAACCCATCATCGGCAGCGCGTTCTTCAGTTCGGTGCGGAACTTGTGTGCGGCGTCGGGAACGGTGGTGGCCACCTCGATCTCCAGGTGGCTGCC is a genomic window containing:
- a CDS encoding phosphatase PAP2 family protein, with product MTIEAGSVRPAWRRLFGVPLFVSAAFTVLMLVAAVVADLPVRDPDGFLGPSYVRLPLIVLLMIAADVIPRAIARRRELGGLRAATTDVLRTRWSGSRLAVAVAGLITFYLAYMSYRNLKSFLPFLQDHLTDPMLEDTDMWLAGGNFPGDVLHELLGTGFSADLLSGVYMLFMVFVPVSLAAALVWSDNLQRGAWYATALSFNWILGTVSYYALPSMGPIYYDAAPFSDLPETAVSSLQDSLYENRIEVLANPFATDSVHGIAAFASLHTSIVFTAALVAHLTRLPKVARWIMWIYVLLTTLATVYFGWHYVLDVVAGLALGAVSVWLAAKAVNAGNRKKPAAADVEPELAPSVR
- a CDS encoding DsbA family protein, translated to MRKRILALVMSGLIATGTVVSCADQEPTTGGTATAEASASPSVETSIPADRLDKVAPADARAITNPADPKATLVLFTDYQCPYCAQMDTVIQQAKKDYGDDVRILVRNYPLPKHQNAAPAARAVEAAAEQGALEQMAASVFEHQQDWKAANTEDLEDVFVSYAEDLGLDIEKFRADYASDAVRDRVARDLEDSQDLQLPGTPSLILDNQVLELDSVDYGALQEQLDAALNK
- a CDS encoding LysR family transcriptional regulator, which encodes MASSWPNLQVLELFVAVVDEGSVASGARKLGMAQSNASRSIAELEAELKIALLERSPRGSVPTAMGRLLADSARELLDAARHFNDVMRSGRSGEAMELRVGASLTIADMLLPAWLAELRRRLPQARVDVRVENSAQVIEEVKQGTLQLGFVETPNLPVRLNALVVREDELVVVVSPTHEWADRTRISLQELAETPLVVREPGSGTREALQEVLAGYDVVEPAQVLNSNAAVRVAVAAGAGPAVLSELVVRDQLASGELLRVPFEGEGITRPLTAVWSGPRRLTGVAAELVAVAAGRA
- a CDS encoding VOC family protein, which translates into the protein MTSSNVAADSHFKSRNRDMLSGAAIAEAKLTDWRKLAQGLHARYLVDDFGAGARFVTAVGEAGTALGHHPSVSMGKSMGKGHIDLKLVSADAIYRDNEGTEHVVEWVTQQDVDLARVITEIAADHQIDADPASASVLELGLDTAHSAAIAPVWAALLTGNADAQGHGSPSDEIRDPTGRIPNLWFGDANDHESQRFHIEVYVAPEVAGQRINAAVAAGGTVVDDSSSPSLTVIADQDGNTGVLCVAETPVAKATS
- a CDS encoding HNH endonuclease signature motif containing protein yields the protein MDQLGNTGRITEEPGSEDQQPTGQTGEADASRKPCTLSVYRAELAADPAETADADTSDAGTAASDASQSGSPAEGYPDGFTGTLALQNLEAFDGATVGEALSQVAHLMSWVHALEARLVNRMGELFRDDRYTPSERIEPGMAFSLAASECAAILKIPEVTGQRLLTEATSLCTSHTATLTALEEGQLSYQHAQVVLDQCQNVPAGALPELESDLLKAAEGQTRSQFSARARRLREKKYPDTISKRHLTAFEQRKVTLDREEDGMSCLSAYLRAAEAQQIYTTLSTAARGEQVAGDSRTTDQLRADILAQLLMGGLRSTQIDSGHVMGGGSASGKASAGGTGKAGAGGTGCDDGSIVPRAEIMVLINAETLFGADDRPAELHGYGPISAEAARRLARNAVGWTGLAQNPQTGEILGVGRRRKVPAGLRRWLRARDGTCRFPGCRVSTANADIDHTTDWAQGGPTDHGNLEHLCRRHHRFKTLGYWTACQPTPGVIEWTSPTGRIYRTEPFLELGPPATASDPRKDQGWANQKETEPEPAPPF
- a CDS encoding antitoxin VbhA family protein; translated protein: MTEEFDIEQQWPELFEQFNAEDRRAVVQSLAAAWHEGWEPNREDIENLTDKVRGAIDGEEYKRRVRQAAERYRAVAAPGEARSSGVAEKFDIEQQWPELFEQLDAIHRHAVVESLAAAWHEGWEPNREDVENLSDRARGAIDGEEYLRRVDAAAERRRE
- a CDS encoding oxygenase MpaB family protein, translating into MSVFSLPQSIASWRRQLIGTFSNNATEIPQWELDLAKGDDVGHFGPESAVWAVHGSMTPIIAGIRALLLQALHPGAMAGVHDFSDYRSDPLGRLAGTIRWIFTVTYGDTATAKAGSDWVLRLHERVHGSYVDADGAVQPYSANDPEIARWVHLAFTDAFLSSHQRYGGPIPGGADAYVAEWAVAGELMGIPDPPRSEAELRKQMAGYDAQLRSSGYVQEALGFLRRPPLPSNQRIGYRVLFAGAVASLEPKHRELLGLRAPHLGPVPLPMKFPVKLVLGVIRLGLGPQGPSERSARQRIARLSTVR